A single genomic interval of Sulfurovum sp. TSL6 harbors:
- a CDS encoding CDGSH iron-sulfur domain-containing protein, whose amino-acid sequence MATPVKVKLEANKTHYFCTCGNSADGVLCDGTHKGTSYKPQPFTVDTTKEYSLCACKKVETFRFVMEHIGHCKE is encoded by the coding sequence ATGGCAACACCAGTAAAAGTCAAGTTAGAAGCAAATAAAACACACTATTTCTGTACTTGTGGTAACAGTGCAGACGGAGTACTGTGTGACGGCACCCATAAAGGTACAAGCTATAAACCACAGCCATTTACTGTAGATACAACAAAGGAGTATTCTCTGTGTGCCTGTAAAAAAGTGGAAACCTTCCGTTTTGTGATGGAACACATAGGACATTGTAAAGAGTGA
- a CDS encoding YMGG-like glycine zipper-containing protein: MKRLNIKNILVAISVAGMMSGCAQPGPKTQKGALIGAGTGAVVGAVSGRSVLKSAAVGTAIGAGVGYYEDTK; encoded by the coding sequence ATGAAAAGATTAAACATTAAAAACATTTTAGTTGCTATTTCAGTTGCAGGAATGATGTCAGGATGTGCTCAGCCTGGCCCAAAAACACAAAAAGGTGCTCTGATTGGAGCCGGTACTGGAGCAGTGGTTGGTGCTGTATCTGGACGTTCAGTACTTAAATCAGCAGCCGTTGGTACAGCTATAGGTGCAGGTGTTGGATATTACGAAGACACAAAATAA
- a CDS encoding DUF2846 domain-containing protein produces MKTIFKSTSLVIIGVSSTFLLLGCSAKGPKFTEMEKIEKNKSVVYVYRPSAFVGGGVTYDVHAKKSDGSDVVIGNLKSGGYLKYKTKPDEIEFWAKTESTSSVTIDAQANKMYCIKGEVGVGFFVGRPHLRIVDNALCMEELKSTSLSVDE; encoded by the coding sequence ATGAAAACTATATTTAAATCTACATCATTAGTAATAATAGGGGTGAGTAGTACTTTTTTATTATTAGGATGTTCAGCTAAAGGTCCTAAGTTTACTGAAATGGAAAAAATTGAAAAAAACAAGAGTGTAGTATATGTCTATCGACCTTCTGCTTTTGTTGGGGGTGGAGTTACTTATGATGTACATGCAAAAAAATCTGATGGATCTGATGTCGTAATAGGTAATTTGAAGAGTGGTGGTTATCTAAAATATAAGACAAAACCTGATGAAATAGAGTTTTGGGCAAAAACAGAATCAACAAGTTCTGTAACAATTGATGCACAGGCAAATAAAATGTATTGTATCAAAGGTGAAGTAGGTGTAGGATTTTTTGTTGGAAGACCGCACTTAAGAATTGTTGATAATGCATTATGTATGGAAGAATTAAAATCTACATCTTTATCTGTTGACGAATAA
- a CDS encoding co-chaperone GroES, protein MAFEPLKDRLLVLREEQSNQTASGLYIPDTAKEKPLEGKVIAVGPDAKEDGINVDDTVVFANFTGMEIMIEGTEYLILTSKEVLGLIK, encoded by the coding sequence ATGGCATTTGAACCATTAAAAGACAGACTACTTGTTCTTCGTGAAGAGCAGTCAAATCAAACCGCTTCTGGGCTATATATTCCAGATACAGCCAAAGAAAAACCACTAGAAGGAAAAGTCATTGCAGTTGGTCCTGATGCAAAAGAGGATGGTATTAATGTAGATGATACTGTAGTCTTTGCAAACTTTACCGGAATGGAAATCATGATCGAAGGTACAGAGTACCTCATATTAACAAGCAAAGAAGTGCTTGGTTTAATCAAATAA
- the groL gene encoding chaperonin GroEL (60 kDa chaperone family; promotes refolding of misfolded polypeptides especially under stressful conditions; forms two stacked rings of heptamers to form a barrel-shaped 14mer; ends can be capped by GroES; misfolded proteins enter the barrel where they are refolded when GroES binds), translating into MAKEIFFSDKARSGLFEGVTKLADAVKVTMGPRGRNVLIQKSYGAPHITKDGVSVAREIELEDSLENMGAQLVKEVASNTADEAGDGTTTATVLAHAIFKEGLRNITAGANPIEVKRGMDKASAAIIEELKKISKEVKDKKEIAQVATISANSDKTIGDLIAEAMDRVGKDGVITVEEAKGINDDLDVVEGMQFDRGYISPYFVTNTEKMTCELETPIILLTDGKVTSLKDLVPMLEQVQQSGRPLLIIADDIEGEALSTLVLNKLKGVLNITAVKAPGFGDRKKEMLKDIAILTGATLITEELGLTLEKATLADLGQAGRVVIDKDNTVIVDGKGDANAVAARVNEIKTQIGTTSSEYDKEKLQERLAKLSGGVAVIKVGAATETEMKEKKDRVDDALSATKAAVDEGIVIGGGAALIKASQAVKLDLKDDEAVGAEIILRAVFAPVKQIAQNAGFDAGVVANEIANSTDANLGFNAATGEYVNMLEAGIIDPLKVERVALQNATSVASLLLTTEATVSDIPEPPSAQPDMSGMGGMPGMM; encoded by the coding sequence ATGGCAAAAGAAATATTTTTTTCAGACAAAGCAAGATCAGGTCTCTTTGAAGGTGTGACAAAGTTAGCCGATGCTGTGAAGGTAACCATGGGGCCTAGAGGGCGTAACGTTCTTATACAAAAAAGTTATGGTGCACCACATATTACAAAAGACGGTGTGAGTGTTGCCAGAGAAATTGAACTTGAAGACTCTCTAGAAAACATGGGTGCACAACTGGTCAAAGAAGTAGCAAGTAATACTGCTGATGAAGCGGGTGACGGTACGACTACTGCAACAGTACTTGCACATGCTATTTTTAAAGAAGGTCTTAGAAACATTACGGCCGGAGCAAATCCTATAGAAGTGAAAAGAGGTATGGACAAAGCATCTGCTGCCATCATCGAAGAACTCAAAAAGATCTCTAAAGAAGTCAAAGACAAAAAAGAGATCGCGCAAGTGGCTACGATCTCTGCAAACTCTGATAAGACGATCGGTGATCTCATCGCTGAAGCTATGGATAGAGTAGGAAAAGATGGTGTGATTACTGTAGAAGAGGCAAAAGGAATTAATGATGACCTTGATGTGGTAGAAGGTATGCAGTTTGACAGAGGGTATATCTCTCCTTATTTTGTCACAAACACAGAAAAAATGACCTGTGAGCTTGAAACACCTATCATTCTTCTAACAGATGGTAAAGTGACTTCACTCAAAGATTTAGTGCCTATGTTAGAACAAGTACAACAAAGTGGTAGACCGCTTCTTATCATCGCAGATGATATTGAAGGTGAGGCACTCTCAACACTTGTTCTTAATAAACTAAAAGGTGTACTTAACATCACGGCTGTCAAAGCGCCAGGGTTTGGTGACAGAAAGAAGGAAATGCTTAAAGATATCGCTATCTTGACAGGTGCAACACTGATCACTGAAGAGCTTGGTCTTACACTGGAGAAAGCAACACTCGCTGATCTTGGACAAGCAGGAAGAGTGGTTATAGACAAAGACAATACTGTTATCGTTGATGGAAAAGGTGATGCAAATGCAGTTGCTGCACGTGTAAATGAGATAAAAACACAAATTGGTACCACCAGCAGTGAATATGATAAAGAGAAGCTCCAGGAACGCCTAGCGAAACTTTCTGGCGGTGTTGCCGTGATCAAAGTAGGTGCTGCTACTGAGACTGAAATGAAAGAGAAAAAAGATAGAGTTGACGATGCACTATCCGCTACAAAAGCCGCTGTAGATGAAGGTATTGTAATCGGTGGTGGGGCTGCACTGATTAAAGCCAGCCAGGCCGTGAAACTTGATCTTAAAGACGATGAGGCTGTAGGTGCAGAGATCATCTTAAGAGCAGTATTTGCACCGGTCAAACAGATAGCACAAAATGCCGGATTTGATGCCGGTGTGGTAGCAAATGAAATTGCTAATTCAACCGATGCGAATTTAGGATTTAATGCTGCAACAGGAGAGTATGTCAATATGCTTGAAGCAGGGATTATCGATCCACTGAAAGTAGAACGTGTAGCACTTCAAAATGCCACATCTGTTGCTTCGTTACTTCTGACAACTGAAGCGACTGTTTCAGATATACCTGAACCTCCTTCAGCACAACCAGATATGAGTGGTATGGGCGGTATGCCAGGAATGATGTAA
- a CDS encoding bifunctional diguanylate cyclase/phosphodiesterase, whose product MDITLEKLQEILVQITQEEYVTVATLVIVLISIFFVLSTYFLSRQKKKLRVTLDNNLKVFQKAFDISDDAVLILSPKNNVMYASNGMVRLLDLKSDFLSKSLKSTVQIKVKKEWVGLDQFIQEHRTSSKDKVLAYPHVTLKISEEDEIPVNVYLDSIVMEMPKEMLCDVISIQDLSKAKERSAADFKHPLTHLPNQLQVYNDLPAFLSKAHLEKNKLALMLMSLDNLSRLRSIIGDEQTNDILKKFATYLETLAKNVNVSVYHTFDNHFLLTVTNLNSIDEAKVFVEDIQKKLSTFYKMDGVHLHLTVSAGIAIYPDSGHIRLLLDHGYKALAEAEKEGDNNITIFLPEKFTAAYDELRLHSDMPSALSNGEFEVYYQPIVRAQDEEVVAAEALIRWKHPQYGMIPPDVFISLMEKTGFIVKLGQFILDEVLKQQKRWELFNFKNIEVSINVSMIEINTGEFVQHVERKLAEHQLDPECIKFEITEGIAMLNEAQTVKYFLALKKLGVGISLDDFGTGYTSFGYLKKFPADILKIDKSLVDYILTNEEDQRIVKAIIELAHTLGMKIVVEGIENKEMVDMMISYGCDYMQGYHFSKPLPVFEFQKLIR is encoded by the coding sequence ATGGATATCACATTGGAAAAACTTCAAGAGATACTAGTACAAATCACACAAGAGGAGTATGTAACAGTGGCAACACTGGTAATAGTACTTATATCCATTTTCTTTGTACTCTCTACCTATTTTCTCTCAAGACAAAAAAAGAAACTCAGAGTAACGCTTGATAATAATCTGAAGGTTTTTCAAAAGGCCTTTGATATTTCTGATGATGCCGTATTGATACTCTCTCCTAAAAATAATGTGATGTATGCAAGTAACGGCATGGTACGACTGCTGGACCTAAAAAGTGATTTTTTATCGAAATCATTAAAAAGTACGGTTCAGATAAAAGTAAAAAAAGAGTGGGTAGGGTTAGATCAATTTATTCAAGAGCATCGTACATCATCTAAAGATAAAGTGCTTGCATACCCTCATGTGACGTTAAAGATCTCAGAAGAAGATGAGATACCTGTGAATGTCTATTTGGATAGTATCGTGATGGAAATGCCAAAGGAGATGTTGTGTGATGTGATATCGATACAGGATCTAAGTAAAGCCAAGGAACGCTCTGCTGCGGACTTTAAACATCCACTGACACATTTACCCAATCAACTACAGGTCTACAATGATCTGCCGGCATTTTTATCGAAAGCGCATTTAGAAAAAAATAAATTGGCTTTAATGCTTATGAGTCTGGACAATCTTTCAAGGTTACGTTCCATTATCGGAGATGAACAGACCAATGATATACTTAAAAAATTTGCTACCTATTTGGAGACTTTGGCAAAGAATGTCAATGTATCGGTCTATCATACTTTTGATAACCATTTCTTACTGACCGTAACGAACTTGAACTCTATAGATGAGGCAAAAGTGTTTGTAGAAGATATTCAAAAGAAATTGTCCACATTTTATAAAATGGATGGAGTCCATTTGCATTTAACCGTTTCGGCAGGTATTGCTATCTATCCAGATAGTGGACATATACGTCTACTGCTTGATCATGGATATAAAGCGTTGGCAGAAGCAGAAAAAGAGGGTGACAATAACATCACCATATTCTTACCTGAAAAATTCACAGCTGCGTATGATGAATTAAGACTCCATAGTGATATGCCGAGTGCATTAAGCAACGGTGAATTTGAAGTATACTATCAACCTATTGTTAGGGCCCAGGATGAGGAAGTTGTAGCGGCCGAAGCCCTGATCCGATGGAAACATCCGCAATATGGTATGATCCCACCGGATGTCTTTATCTCTTTAATGGAGAAAACAGGTTTTATCGTGAAGTTGGGCCAATTTATACTGGATGAAGTACTCAAACAGCAAAAGCGTTGGGAACTGTTCAATTTTAAGAATATCGAGGTTTCGATTAACGTCTCCATGATTGAGATCAATACGGGTGAGTTTGTCCAGCATGTAGAAAGAAAACTGGCTGAGCATCAGCTTGATCCGGAATGTATCAAGTTTGAGATTACAGAGGGTATCGCCATGCTCAATGAAGCGCAGACTGTCAAATACTTTCTTGCATTAAAAAAATTGGGAGTCGGCATATCATTGGATGATTTCGGTACAGGGTATACCTCTTTTGGATACTTGAAGAAATTTCCCGCAGATATTTTAAAAATCGACAAAAGTCTGGTCGATTACATCTTAACCAACGAAGAAGATCAAAGAATTGTAAAAGCGATCATAGAATTGGCACATACTTTAGGCATGAAAATAGTGGTTGAAGGTATTGAAAATAAAGAAATGGTGGATATGATGATCTCTTATGGATGTGATTATATGCAAGGGTATCATTTCTCAAAACCATTACCTGTGTTTGAATTTCAAAAACTTATCAGATAA
- the xseA gene encoding exodeoxyribonuclease VII large subunit, with translation MSQSMMSVSSLNTKIKSLLEATFMHILVEGEVASVTYHTSGHIYFSIKDQKSSIKCVMWRSSVSKLKFRIEKGMHIVIEGSVGVYTPRGEYQFYAVHVEPYGKGALALAYEQLKERLKEKGYFDAQRKKPIPKHIRKIALVTAKESAALYDMLKIIEQRWPLLEVMIVDTLVQGDEAASQIAHALRYADSLGVDVIVVGRGGGSAEDLWCFNEEIVADALFAMQTPVVSAVGHEVDVMISDFVADLRAPTPSAAMEMILPDMREILYTLNDLSERFTYVMNQKLQHLARELKHTEEILLRSSPSRQLKEIQMEFIRLEDEFKRVMTYKLERFSSSLPEMVKKYRQNLVFILEQKSQYLEYISKKLTMNDPKLQCRKGWAQISAEGKTIELGAIKVDQKFTVQDAETRIEALCLSKT, from the coding sequence ATGAGTCAATCAATGATGAGTGTCTCCTCACTCAATACAAAAATAAAATCACTGCTAGAAGCCACATTTATGCATATCCTTGTTGAAGGTGAAGTGGCGTCCGTCACCTATCATACTTCAGGACATATCTATTTTTCCATTAAAGATCAGAAGAGCAGTATCAAATGTGTCATGTGGCGCTCTTCGGTTTCAAAATTGAAATTTCGTATAGAAAAAGGGATGCATATCGTCATAGAAGGTTCCGTAGGGGTCTATACACCCAGGGGTGAATATCAATTCTATGCGGTACATGTTGAACCTTATGGCAAGGGTGCTTTGGCATTGGCCTATGAACAGCTCAAAGAACGCTTAAAGGAAAAGGGGTACTTTGATGCACAAAGAAAAAAACCTATTCCTAAACATATCAGAAAAATCGCATTGGTCACAGCAAAAGAGAGTGCAGCACTTTATGATATGTTGAAAATCATAGAACAGCGTTGGCCTTTACTCGAAGTGATGATCGTCGATACATTGGTCCAGGGTGATGAAGCAGCTTCTCAGATAGCCCATGCTTTGCGTTATGCGGACAGTTTAGGTGTTGATGTCATCGTCGTAGGACGCGGCGGGGGAAGTGCAGAAGACCTGTGGTGCTTTAACGAAGAAATAGTAGCAGATGCTCTTTTTGCTATGCAAACACCAGTAGTAAGTGCCGTTGGACATGAAGTGGATGTGATGATAAGTGATTTTGTGGCAGATCTTCGTGCACCAACCCCGAGTGCAGCGATGGAGATGATACTTCCTGATATGAGAGAGATACTCTATACTTTAAATGATCTCAGTGAACGATTTACCTATGTGATGAATCAAAAGCTGCAGCACCTGGCACGTGAATTAAAACATACTGAAGAGATCTTATTACGCAGTTCGCCCAGCAGACAACTCAAAGAGATTCAGATGGAATTTATACGCTTAGAAGATGAATTTAAGAGAGTCATGACGTATAAGTTAGAGCGTTTTTCTTCTTCTTTACCTGAAATGGTTAAAAAGTATAGACAAAATCTGGTGTTCATACTGGAGCAAAAAAGCCAGTATTTAGAGTATATAAGTAAAAAACTGACGATGAATGATCCTAAACTGCAGTGTCGTAAAGGCTGGGCACAAATATCTGCAGAGGGTAAGACCATTGAACTGGGTGCCATAAAGGTCGATCAAAAATTTACGGTTCAAGATGCAGAAACACGAATAGAAGCATTATGTTTAAGTAAAACTTGA
- the ubiE gene encoding bifunctional demethylmenaquinone methyltransferase/2-methoxy-6-polyprenyl-1,4-benzoquinol methylase UbiE, which produces MGIEKLTNKEEKQEKIVTMFDDIASTYDLANRVLSFGIDIQWRKKGCDKAFEILDKKELTQVTDVATGTGDLLIYWKEQAKKNGVNIEKYVGVDPSVGMLEVARKKVDFAEFIEGKAQKLPIADESTDVISISYGIRNVVDRVEALQEFNRALKPNGIVVILEFTKQDRSGVVNKIVDFGMKNVLPRVGGLISKNYEAYKYLPESIEEFLTTEMLAKELEEAGFEMKYIKSFSMGISTLLVAQKI; this is translated from the coding sequence TTGGGCATTGAAAAACTCACAAATAAAGAAGAAAAACAAGAAAAAATTGTCACAATGTTTGATGATATCGCATCAACTTATGACCTGGCGAACAGGGTATTAAGCTTTGGTATCGATATACAGTGGCGTAAAAAAGGGTGTGATAAAGCCTTTGAGATCTTGGATAAAAAAGAGTTAACACAGGTGACAGATGTAGCGACAGGTACTGGTGATCTGCTCATTTACTGGAAAGAACAAGCCAAAAAAAATGGTGTAAACATCGAAAAATATGTAGGAGTTGATCCCTCTGTAGGTATGCTGGAAGTGGCAAGGAAAAAAGTAGATTTTGCAGAGTTTATTGAAGGTAAAGCGCAGAAGCTCCCTATAGCAGATGAGAGTACGGATGTTATTTCCATCTCTTATGGTATTCGTAACGTGGTAGATAGAGTAGAGGCACTGCAAGAGTTTAACCGTGCATTAAAGCCAAACGGGATTGTAGTGATCTTGGAATTTACAAAACAAGACAGAAGTGGTGTGGTCAACAAGATCGTTGATTTTGGTATGAAGAACGTGCTTCCACGAGTGGGTGGACTTATTTCAAAGAATTATGAAGCCTATAAATATCTTCCGGAATCGATAGAAGAGTTCTTAACCACAGAAATGTTAGCCAAAGAGTTGGAAGAAGCTGGATTTGAGATGAAATATATCAAATCTTTCTCTATGGGTATATCGACCCTTCTCGTGGCACAAAAAATATAA
- the ribD gene encoding bifunctional diaminohydroxyphosphoribosylaminopyrimidine deaminase/5-amino-6-(5-phosphoribosylamino)uracil reductase RibD — protein MRDEFYMQLALDKAWEYQGLTYPNPAVGAVVTLKGNILSIAAHQKAGTSHAEVLALLSAYETLSNTSIDFDPNDSHKAHAFLLTLPKDFFSQCTIYVTLEPCSHQGKTPSCASLLQSLALSRVVIGIKDPIEGHDGGRNRLEHVTVGVLEEECNALIEPFLIWQKRAFVLFKLAQTTNGRIGGGYLSSQASLTHVHQLRAVCDTLLIGGNTVREDRPTLDCRFIQAQAPDVKIYAKKDYFDREIPLFTVEKRSVEIINTLDFLETPSFVMVEGGEGMLEALKEKIDWVLLYQTPKLSTNNLTYNTTMNLRFLHQNKKDVDLMIWSKQIGH, from the coding sequence GTGAGAGATGAATTTTATATGCAGCTTGCTCTGGATAAAGCTTGGGAATACCAAGGTTTAACATACCCCAATCCTGCAGTAGGTGCCGTAGTGACTCTTAAGGGTAATATTTTATCTATAGCTGCGCATCAAAAAGCAGGGACTTCCCATGCTGAAGTATTGGCTCTGCTCTCAGCCTATGAAACACTCTCAAACACATCTATAGATTTTGATCCCAATGATTCCCATAAGGCACATGCCTTTCTTTTAACACTTCCTAAAGATTTTTTTTCTCAATGCACTATTTATGTGACACTTGAACCTTGTTCTCATCAGGGGAAAACACCTTCTTGTGCTTCTTTATTGCAGTCACTTGCATTAAGCAGGGTAGTGATAGGTATAAAGGACCCTATAGAGGGGCATGACGGTGGCAGGAATAGACTGGAGCATGTAACCGTAGGTGTACTGGAAGAGGAGTGCAATGCTCTCATAGAGCCTTTTCTCATTTGGCAAAAGAGGGCCTTTGTATTGTTTAAACTGGCACAAACTACCAACGGACGTATCGGTGGTGGCTATTTGAGCTCTCAAGCTTCCCTGACCCATGTACATCAGCTAAGGGCAGTGTGTGATACATTGCTCATAGGTGGAAATACCGTAAGAGAAGACAGGCCTACTTTGGATTGCCGATTTATCCAAGCGCAGGCCCCTGATGTCAAGATCTATGCAAAAAAAGATTATTTCGATAGAGAGATTCCACTTTTCACTGTTGAGAAAAGGAGTGTAGAGATCATCAACACATTGGATTTTTTAGAGACACCTTCATTTGTCATGGTGGAAGGTGGTGAGGGTATGCTGGAAGCACTCAAAGAGAAGATAGATTGGGTCCTGCTTTACCAAACACCTAAGCTCTCTACGAATAATTTAACCTATAATACCACTATGAATTTACGTTTTTTACATCAAAACAAAAAAGATGTAGATCTGATGATATGGAGCAAACAAATTGGGCATTGA
- the rimP gene encoding ribosome maturation factor RimP: MNLETQIAKIIEANGASLYDIEIVTEFEETIFRVLVTKTGGVDLDLCATISHELSPFLDVHPPMSQKYRLEVSSPGIERKLTKPVHFQNAIGEKVKLKISGGDKVKGTLKSADNDGIVVETKQGDERFEYGALGTAKTYFDWN, from the coding sequence ATGAATCTTGAAACACAAATAGCTAAGATCATAGAAGCCAATGGTGCATCCTTGTATGATATAGAGATAGTGACAGAATTTGAAGAGACCATTTTTCGTGTTTTAGTGACAAAAACGGGTGGTGTAGATCTCGACTTGTGTGCAACTATTTCTCATGAGCTGTCCCCTTTTTTAGATGTACATCCCCCAATGAGTCAAAAATACCGTTTGGAGGTCAGTTCTCCGGGTATCGAAAGAAAGTTAACAAAACCTGTGCATTTTCAAAATGCTATCGGTGAAAAAGTGAAGCTCAAGATCTCAGGCGGTGACAAAGTGAAAGGAACACTCAAAAGTGCTGATAACGATGGTATCGTTGTGGAAACAAAGCAGGGTGATGAAAGATTTGAATATGGAGCATTAGGTACAGCAAAAACCTATTTTGACTGGAACTAG
- the rbfA gene encoding 30S ribosome-binding factor RbfA, translating into MTQEEIKRHRVESVLKEIIPEALGSLDDERINGLTVTDVVCSKGRSDAKVYLDTSFLNEKEQNEALRQLRAVAGYIQNHCKQSEGWFKAPRFTFEFDHQLEKVSRMEDLFKQISTRKSNDDEESKDES; encoded by the coding sequence ATGACTCAAGAAGAGATTAAACGGCATAGGGTAGAGTCAGTACTCAAAGAGATCATTCCTGAGGCACTGGGTAGTTTGGACGATGAGCGTATTAACGGACTGACAGTGACTGATGTGGTCTGTTCAAAAGGTAGATCGGATGCTAAGGTTTATCTTGATACTTCATTTCTGAATGAAAAAGAACAGAATGAAGCACTCAGGCAATTACGAGCGGTCGCTGGGTATATACAAAACCATTGTAAGCAAAGTGAAGGGTGGTTCAAGGCCCCACGTTTTACGTTTGAATTTGATCATCAGTTAGAAAAAGTGAGTCGTATGGAAGACCTTTTTAAACAGATATCGACTAGAAAGTCTAATGATGATGAGGAGTCAAAAGATGAATCTTGA